One region of Thunnus albacares chromosome 8, fThuAlb1.1, whole genome shotgun sequence genomic DNA includes:
- the si:dkey-82o10.4 gene encoding m-AAA protease-interacting protein 1, mitochondrial, with protein MLPAMMQRITSLAAGRELGGLVACTPGVYAWKRGPTCSRQPAAVHRLRTGVCIRPERPFSGELGAQGRRLCRRDVEFAGQKHRLFSSQPGADGPPPESPGGQPAISVVGSPDPITWIRCKAIMWVVLLWFEVDIISSEFDRGVKQAFVHVSNMMSSGRYWELRGIVSKEMVNYIEKKCRPLTKDQRQQLAVSVDDIIFVLPEDISLVFDQYGRTFCSVVMRFWLLTTHEGPDDPEATKIFKVAPSEDGSPQKKIVTAVYEFHRELTTGASPDWTVTTVWHWHWKLFE; from the exons ATGCTCCCCGCTATGATGCAGCGGATCACCAGCCTCGCTGCAGGCCGGGAGCTCGGCGGGCTCGTTGCCTGCACACCCGGGGTCTACGCCTGGAAGAGAGGCCCGACCTGCAGCAGGCAACCGGCCGCCGTGCACCGGTTGAGGACGGGGGTGTGTATACGTCCTGAGCGTCCCTTCAGCGGGGAGCTTGGAGCACAGGGCCGGAGGTTGTGCAGGCGGGATGTCGAGTTCGCCGGTCAGAAACACAGACTGTTCAGCTCACAGCCCGGAGCCGACGGCCCGCCGCCGGAGAGCCCCGGCGGTCAGCCCGCTATCTCTGTGGTCGGCTCACCGGATCCTATCACATGGATCCGGTGCAAAGCCATCATGTGGGTCGTTCTGCTGTGGTTTGAGGTAGACATCATCTCTTCGGAGTTTGACAGAGGAGTAAAGCAG GCTTTTGTCCATGTCTCTAACATGATGTCCAGTGGCAGATACTGGGAGCTGAGGGGGATAGTGTCCAAGGAG ATGGTGAATTATATTGAGAAGAAGTGTCGTCCTCTCACCAAAGACCAGAGACAACAGCTAGCAGTGTCAGTGGATGATATTATATTTGTGCTGCCGGAAGACATCTCTCTTGTTTTTGATCAATACG GTAGAACGTTCTGCAGTGTTGTCATGAGGTTTTGGCTCCTGACGACACACGAAGGCCCCGATGACCCCGAGGCAACAAAAATCTTCAAAGTGGCCCCCAGTGAAGATGGCAGCCCACAGAAGAAAATAGTGACAGCGGTCTATGA ATTCCACCGAGAGCTGACGACCGGAGCCTCTCCCGATTGGACAGTCACCACCGTCTGGCACTGGCACTGGAAACTGTTTGAGTGA